A portion of the Juglans microcarpa x Juglans regia isolate MS1-56 chromosome 1D, Jm3101_v1.0, whole genome shotgun sequence genome contains these proteins:
- the LOC121237178 gene encoding protein MIZU-KUSSEI 1-like — translation MAFPTSMCGTPRAISSNGVTTVDCQKQVRSWRLLRSLMELLIPSCKCSTFIEDQDIQQQEEEENNHLQNCNNSQYPAFSTSSSTTIVGTIFGFRHGKVRLCIQTSYNSTNPVLLLQLAVPTTTLAREMQGGILRIALESTATRQGFSTADNSCSLLSMPVWKMYCNGRKVGFAVKRQPSKADMEALRVMSADHVLVGAGVISGKELQREDELMYLRANFERVCGSANSESFHLIDQDGSSTSTSQELSIFFFRSR, via the coding sequence ATGGCCTTTCCAACGTCAATGTGTGGCACCCCACGGGCAATATCGTCCAATGGTGTCACCACCGTGGACTGCCAGAAACAAGTTCGGTCATGGAGGCTTCTTCGCTCTCTCATGGAGCTCCTTATACCCAGCTGCAAGTGCAGTACCTTTATAGAAGACCAAGATATccaacaacaagaagaagaagaaaataaccaCCTCCAAAACTGCAATAATTCACAGTACCCCGCCTTTAGTACTTCTTCTTCCACAACCATCGTTGGCACCATATTTGGATTTCGCCATGGGAAAGTTAGGCTTTGTATTCAAACCAGTTACAACTCCACCAACCCAGTTCTCCTCCTTCAATTGGCTGTCCCCACAACAACCCTAGCAAGAGAAATGCAAGGGGGTATTCTTCGAATTGCACTAGAGAGTACTGCCACAAGGCAGGGATTCAGTACTGCTGATAATTCTTGCTCTCTTTTGTCCATGCCAGTGTGGAAAATGTATTGCAATGGGAGGAAAGTTGGGTTTGCGGTTAAGCGCCAGCCTTCCAAGGCAGATATGGAGGCACTTAGGGTAATGAGTGCAGACCACGTTCTTGTGGGTGCTGGCGTAATAAGTGGGAAAGAGCTTCAAAGAGAAGACGAGTTAATGTATCTTAGGGCAAACTTTGAGAGAGTTTGTGGTTCAGCTAATTCTGAGTCCTTCCATTTGATTGATCAGGATGGGagcagtactagtactagtCAGGAgcttagtattttcttttttcgcTCAAGGTGA
- the LOC121243427 gene encoding probable glucan 1,3-beta-glucosidase A isoform X2, producing the protein MELGFSKWVCAFLLSCWLIFSGAYSVEGLRGNSKVRGVNLGGWLVVEGWIKPSLFDGIPNGDMLDGTEVQFKSVTLQKYVCAENGGGSNVTVSRDVASSWETFKLWRVSESKFQLRTSKGQFISCDREGCSVSATAEYPSTSETFFIERKNSRVHIKLESGAYLQLSGDYPGMPGWDDNAGTFEMTIVANNLHGDYQLANGYGQDKAKEVLKRHRNSFITVEDFNFLHRNGINTVRIPVGWWIASDPDPPAPFIGGTLVALDDAFSWAQAYDIKCIIDLHAAPGSQNGMEHSASQDGFIGWPTSPDYISKTLDVIDFLASRYATHPALLGIELLNEPSATTVPLDTLVSFYMRGYQIVRKYSPTAYVIICQRIGNADPLELYQANIGTHNVVVDLHFYNLFDTFFVNMSSADNIQFIYKSREAQLQALNSSNGPLVFIVHLRHYIVGDLVKVLSSKNNSFESGLISGEWVNEWNVTTGSQTDYQEFGKAQLEVYNAASFGWAYWTLKNDRQHWDFEWNIKNNYLQLGDSPNKQSLNSLMLLGITYACFYLHHFV; encoded by the exons ATGGAACTTGGTTTTAGCAAATGGGTATGTGCATTTCTACTGTCTTGTTGGCTCATCTTCTCTGGAGCATATTCGG TGGAGGGATTACGTGGGAATTCTAAAGTGAGAGGAGTGAACTTGGGAGGGTGGCTGGTCGTGGAAGGCTGGATTAAACCTTCACTTTTTGATGGCATTCCCAACGGAGACATGCTT GATGGAACAGAGGTACAATTTAAGTCAGTGACATTGCAGAAGTATGTGTGTGCAGAGAATGGGGGAGGCTCGAATGTTACAGTCAGCAGAGATGTAGCATCTTCATGGGAAACTTTTAAA CTATGGAGAGTTTCGGAATCAAAATTTCAGTTGCGCACCTCCAAAGGTCAATTTATATCATGTGATAGAGAAGGGTGCTCTGTCTCTGCAACTGCAGAATACCCTTCCACATCAGAAACATTTTTCATTGAAAGGAAGAACAGTAGAGTTCACATAAAACTAGAGAGTGGGGCATATCTACAG CTCTCAGGGGACTATCCAGGAATGCCGGGATGGGATGATAATGCAGGCACATTTGAGATGACAATTGTGGCAAATAACTTGCATGGAGATTACCAGCTTGCAAATGGATATGGACAAGATAAGGCCAAGGAGGTTCTTAAG AGACACAGAAATAGTTTTATAACTGTTGAagatttcaattttcttcataGAAATGGAATAAATACTGTGAGGATCCCAGTTGGCTGGTGGATTGCTTCTGATCCTGATCCTCCTGCTCCATTTATTGGAGGAACTCTTGTGGCTCTGGATGATGCATTCTCATGGGCACA AGCCTATGACATAAAGTGCATAATCGACCTCCATGCTGCTCCTGGCTCCCAAAACGGGATGGAACATAGTGCTAGTCAAGATGGATTTATAGGCTGGCCTACTTCCCCGGATTACATTTCAAAAACATTGGATGTTATTGATTTTCTAGCTTCCAG GTATGCAACGCATCCTGCATTGCTGGGAATTGAGCTCTTAAATGAACCATCTGCAACCACAGTTCCCTTGGATACTCTAGTTTCATTTTATATGCGAGGCTACCAAATTGTTCGAAAATACTCACCAACAGCTTATGTAATAATTTGCCAAAGAATTGGCAATGCAGATCCCTTGGAACTTTATCAAGCTAACATAGGCACTCACAATGTAGTGGTGGATTTGCATTTCTACAATCTTTTTGACACTTTCTTTGTTAATATGAGCTCGGCGGATAATATACAATTCATATACAAGAGCAGGGAAGCTCAATTACAGGCCCTCAACAGCTCCAATGGCCCTCTTGTTTTTATTG TTCATTTGAGACATTATATAGTTGGAGACTTGGTTAAGGTTCTGAGCAGTaagaataattcttttgaaaGTGGATTGATCTCAGGGGAATGGGTGAATGAGTGGAATGTGACAACTGGATCTCAGACAGATTACCAAGAGTTTGGAAAGGCACAATTAGAGGTATATAATGCTGCTTCATTTGGATGGGCTTATTGGACACTTAAAAATGACAGACAACACTGGGATTTTGAATGGAACATAAAGAACAATTATCTCCAACTAG GCGATTCACCAAACAAGCAAAGTCTCAATAGTTTAATGTTGCTTGGTATTACATATGCCTGTTTCTATCTGCATCATTTTGTGTGA
- the LOC121243427 gene encoding probable glucan 1,3-beta-glucosidase A isoform X1 produces the protein MELGFSKWVCAFLLSCWLIFSGAYSVEGLRGNSKVRGVNLGGWLVVEGWIKPSLFDGIPNGDMLDGTEVQFKSVTLQKYVCAENGGGSNVTVSRDVASSWETFKLWRVSESKFQLRTSKGQFISCDREGCSVSATAEYPSTSETFFIERKNSRVHIKLESGAYLQATMGNQLSGDYPGMPGWDDNAGTFEMTIVANNLHGDYQLANGYGQDKAKEVLKRHRNSFITVEDFNFLHRNGINTVRIPVGWWIASDPDPPAPFIGGTLVALDDAFSWAQAYDIKCIIDLHAAPGSQNGMEHSASQDGFIGWPTSPDYISKTLDVIDFLASRYATHPALLGIELLNEPSATTVPLDTLVSFYMRGYQIVRKYSPTAYVIICQRIGNADPLELYQANIGTHNVVVDLHFYNLFDTFFVNMSSADNIQFIYKSREAQLQALNSSNGPLVFIVHLRHYIVGDLVKVLSSKNNSFESGLISGEWVNEWNVTTGSQTDYQEFGKAQLEVYNAASFGWAYWTLKNDRQHWDFEWNIKNNYLQLGDSPNKQSLNSLMLLGITYACFYLHHFV, from the exons ATGGAACTTGGTTTTAGCAAATGGGTATGTGCATTTCTACTGTCTTGTTGGCTCATCTTCTCTGGAGCATATTCGG TGGAGGGATTACGTGGGAATTCTAAAGTGAGAGGAGTGAACTTGGGAGGGTGGCTGGTCGTGGAAGGCTGGATTAAACCTTCACTTTTTGATGGCATTCCCAACGGAGACATGCTT GATGGAACAGAGGTACAATTTAAGTCAGTGACATTGCAGAAGTATGTGTGTGCAGAGAATGGGGGAGGCTCGAATGTTACAGTCAGCAGAGATGTAGCATCTTCATGGGAAACTTTTAAA CTATGGAGAGTTTCGGAATCAAAATTTCAGTTGCGCACCTCCAAAGGTCAATTTATATCATGTGATAGAGAAGGGTGCTCTGTCTCTGCAACTGCAGAATACCCTTCCACATCAGAAACATTTTTCATTGAAAGGAAGAACAGTAGAGTTCACATAAAACTAGAGAGTGGGGCATATCTACAG GCTACAATGGGAAATCAGCTCTCAGGGGACTATCCAGGAATGCCGGGATGGGATGATAATGCAGGCACATTTGAGATGACAATTGTGGCAAATAACTTGCATGGAGATTACCAGCTTGCAAATGGATATGGACAAGATAAGGCCAAGGAGGTTCTTAAG AGACACAGAAATAGTTTTATAACTGTTGAagatttcaattttcttcataGAAATGGAATAAATACTGTGAGGATCCCAGTTGGCTGGTGGATTGCTTCTGATCCTGATCCTCCTGCTCCATTTATTGGAGGAACTCTTGTGGCTCTGGATGATGCATTCTCATGGGCACA AGCCTATGACATAAAGTGCATAATCGACCTCCATGCTGCTCCTGGCTCCCAAAACGGGATGGAACATAGTGCTAGTCAAGATGGATTTATAGGCTGGCCTACTTCCCCGGATTACATTTCAAAAACATTGGATGTTATTGATTTTCTAGCTTCCAG GTATGCAACGCATCCTGCATTGCTGGGAATTGAGCTCTTAAATGAACCATCTGCAACCACAGTTCCCTTGGATACTCTAGTTTCATTTTATATGCGAGGCTACCAAATTGTTCGAAAATACTCACCAACAGCTTATGTAATAATTTGCCAAAGAATTGGCAATGCAGATCCCTTGGAACTTTATCAAGCTAACATAGGCACTCACAATGTAGTGGTGGATTTGCATTTCTACAATCTTTTTGACACTTTCTTTGTTAATATGAGCTCGGCGGATAATATACAATTCATATACAAGAGCAGGGAAGCTCAATTACAGGCCCTCAACAGCTCCAATGGCCCTCTTGTTTTTATTG TTCATTTGAGACATTATATAGTTGGAGACTTGGTTAAGGTTCTGAGCAGTaagaataattcttttgaaaGTGGATTGATCTCAGGGGAATGGGTGAATGAGTGGAATGTGACAACTGGATCTCAGACAGATTACCAAGAGTTTGGAAAGGCACAATTAGAGGTATATAATGCTGCTTCATTTGGATGGGCTTATTGGACACTTAAAAATGACAGACAACACTGGGATTTTGAATGGAACATAAAGAACAATTATCTCCAACTAG GCGATTCACCAAACAAGCAAAGTCTCAATAGTTTAATGTTGCTTGGTATTACATATGCCTGTTTCTATCTGCATCATTTTGTGTGA
- the LOC121243427 gene encoding probable glucan 1,3-beta-glucosidase A isoform X3: MELGFSKWVCAFLLSCWLIFSGAYSVEGLRGNSKVRGVNLGGWLVVEGWIKPSLFDGIPNGDMLDGTEVQFKSVTLQKYVCAENGGGSNVTVSRDVASSWETFKLWRVSESKFQLRTSKGQFISCDREGCSVSATAEYPSTSETFFIERKNSRVHIKLESGAYLQATMGNQLSGDYPGMPGWDDNAGTFEMTIVANNLHGDYQLANGYGQDKAKEVLKRHRNSFITVEDFNFLHRNGINTVRIPVGWWIASDPDPPAPFIGGTLVALDDAFSWAQAYDIKCIIDLHAAPGSQNGMEHSASQDGFIGWPTSPDYISKTLDVIDFLASRYATHPALLGIELLNEPSATTVPLDTLVSFYMRGYQIVRKYSPTAYVIICQRIGNADPLELYQANIGTHNVVVDLHFYNLFDTFFVNMSSADNIQFIYKSREAQLQALNSSNGPLVFIGEWVNEWNVTTGSQTDYQEFGKAQLEVYNAASFGWAYWTLKNDRQHWDFEWNIKNNYLQLGDSPNKQSLNSLMLLGITYACFYLHHFV; the protein is encoded by the exons ATGGAACTTGGTTTTAGCAAATGGGTATGTGCATTTCTACTGTCTTGTTGGCTCATCTTCTCTGGAGCATATTCGG TGGAGGGATTACGTGGGAATTCTAAAGTGAGAGGAGTGAACTTGGGAGGGTGGCTGGTCGTGGAAGGCTGGATTAAACCTTCACTTTTTGATGGCATTCCCAACGGAGACATGCTT GATGGAACAGAGGTACAATTTAAGTCAGTGACATTGCAGAAGTATGTGTGTGCAGAGAATGGGGGAGGCTCGAATGTTACAGTCAGCAGAGATGTAGCATCTTCATGGGAAACTTTTAAA CTATGGAGAGTTTCGGAATCAAAATTTCAGTTGCGCACCTCCAAAGGTCAATTTATATCATGTGATAGAGAAGGGTGCTCTGTCTCTGCAACTGCAGAATACCCTTCCACATCAGAAACATTTTTCATTGAAAGGAAGAACAGTAGAGTTCACATAAAACTAGAGAGTGGGGCATATCTACAG GCTACAATGGGAAATCAGCTCTCAGGGGACTATCCAGGAATGCCGGGATGGGATGATAATGCAGGCACATTTGAGATGACAATTGTGGCAAATAACTTGCATGGAGATTACCAGCTTGCAAATGGATATGGACAAGATAAGGCCAAGGAGGTTCTTAAG AGACACAGAAATAGTTTTATAACTGTTGAagatttcaattttcttcataGAAATGGAATAAATACTGTGAGGATCCCAGTTGGCTGGTGGATTGCTTCTGATCCTGATCCTCCTGCTCCATTTATTGGAGGAACTCTTGTGGCTCTGGATGATGCATTCTCATGGGCACA AGCCTATGACATAAAGTGCATAATCGACCTCCATGCTGCTCCTGGCTCCCAAAACGGGATGGAACATAGTGCTAGTCAAGATGGATTTATAGGCTGGCCTACTTCCCCGGATTACATTTCAAAAACATTGGATGTTATTGATTTTCTAGCTTCCAG GTATGCAACGCATCCTGCATTGCTGGGAATTGAGCTCTTAAATGAACCATCTGCAACCACAGTTCCCTTGGATACTCTAGTTTCATTTTATATGCGAGGCTACCAAATTGTTCGAAAATACTCACCAACAGCTTATGTAATAATTTGCCAAAGAATTGGCAATGCAGATCCCTTGGAACTTTATCAAGCTAACATAGGCACTCACAATGTAGTGGTGGATTTGCATTTCTACAATCTTTTTGACACTTTCTTTGTTAATATGAGCTCGGCGGATAATATACAATTCATATACAAGAGCAGGGAAGCTCAATTACAGGCCCTCAACAGCTCCAATGGCCCTCTTGTTTTTATTG GGGAATGGGTGAATGAGTGGAATGTGACAACTGGATCTCAGACAGATTACCAAGAGTTTGGAAAGGCACAATTAGAGGTATATAATGCTGCTTCATTTGGATGGGCTTATTGGACACTTAAAAATGACAGACAACACTGGGATTTTGAATGGAACATAAAGAACAATTATCTCCAACTAG GCGATTCACCAAACAAGCAAAGTCTCAATAGTTTAATGTTGCTTGGTATTACATATGCCTGTTTCTATCTGCATCATTTTGTGTGA
- the LOC121243427 gene encoding beta-xylosidase-like isoform X4 has protein sequence MELGFSKWVCAFLLSCWLIFSGAYSVEGLRGNSKVRGVNLGGWLVVEGWIKPSLFDGIPNGDMLDGTEVQFKSVTLQKYVCAENGGGSNVTVSRDVASSWETFKLWRVSESKFQLRTSKGQFISCDREGCSVSATAEYPSTSETFFIERKNSRVHIKLESGAYLQATMGNQLSGDYPGMPGWDDNAGTFEMTIVANNLHGDYQLANGYGQDKAKEVLKRHRNSFITVEDFNFLHRNGINTVRIPVGWWIASDPDPPAPFIGGTLVALDDAFSWAQAYDIKCIIDLHAAPGSQNGMEHSASQDGFIGWPTSPDYISKTLDVIDFLASRYATHPALLGIELLNEPSATTVPLDTLVSFYMRGYQIVRKYSPTAYVIICQRIGNADPLELYQANIGTHNVVVDLHFYNLFDTFFVNMSSADNIQFIYKSREAQLQALNSSNGPLVFIVD, from the exons ATGGAACTTGGTTTTAGCAAATGGGTATGTGCATTTCTACTGTCTTGTTGGCTCATCTTCTCTGGAGCATATTCGG TGGAGGGATTACGTGGGAATTCTAAAGTGAGAGGAGTGAACTTGGGAGGGTGGCTGGTCGTGGAAGGCTGGATTAAACCTTCACTTTTTGATGGCATTCCCAACGGAGACATGCTT GATGGAACAGAGGTACAATTTAAGTCAGTGACATTGCAGAAGTATGTGTGTGCAGAGAATGGGGGAGGCTCGAATGTTACAGTCAGCAGAGATGTAGCATCTTCATGGGAAACTTTTAAA CTATGGAGAGTTTCGGAATCAAAATTTCAGTTGCGCACCTCCAAAGGTCAATTTATATCATGTGATAGAGAAGGGTGCTCTGTCTCTGCAACTGCAGAATACCCTTCCACATCAGAAACATTTTTCATTGAAAGGAAGAACAGTAGAGTTCACATAAAACTAGAGAGTGGGGCATATCTACAG GCTACAATGGGAAATCAGCTCTCAGGGGACTATCCAGGAATGCCGGGATGGGATGATAATGCAGGCACATTTGAGATGACAATTGTGGCAAATAACTTGCATGGAGATTACCAGCTTGCAAATGGATATGGACAAGATAAGGCCAAGGAGGTTCTTAAG AGACACAGAAATAGTTTTATAACTGTTGAagatttcaattttcttcataGAAATGGAATAAATACTGTGAGGATCCCAGTTGGCTGGTGGATTGCTTCTGATCCTGATCCTCCTGCTCCATTTATTGGAGGAACTCTTGTGGCTCTGGATGATGCATTCTCATGGGCACA AGCCTATGACATAAAGTGCATAATCGACCTCCATGCTGCTCCTGGCTCCCAAAACGGGATGGAACATAGTGCTAGTCAAGATGGATTTATAGGCTGGCCTACTTCCCCGGATTACATTTCAAAAACATTGGATGTTATTGATTTTCTAGCTTCCAG GTATGCAACGCATCCTGCATTGCTGGGAATTGAGCTCTTAAATGAACCATCTGCAACCACAGTTCCCTTGGATACTCTAGTTTCATTTTATATGCGAGGCTACCAAATTGTTCGAAAATACTCACCAACAGCTTATGTAATAATTTGCCAAAGAATTGGCAATGCAGATCCCTTGGAACTTTATCAAGCTAACATAGGCACTCACAATGTAGTGGTGGATTTGCATTTCTACAATCTTTTTGACACTTTCTTTGTTAATATGAGCTCGGCGGATAATATACAATTCATATACAAGAGCAGGGAAGCTCAATTACAGGCCCTCAACAGCTCCAATGGCCCTCTTGTTTTTATTG TGGATTGA